A single region of the Silene latifolia isolate original U9 population chromosome 8, ASM4854445v1, whole genome shotgun sequence genome encodes:
- the LOC141595755 gene encoding uncharacterized protein LOC141595755, with amino-acid sequence MTSKSGKVKEKKRDVRLRGGTEDERKRDLALTPRGTGGREVEVQWHNLVWNKWTVPKHSFIAWVYHHGNMNIKEKLFELGITDDISYCICRGSDESLGHLFFACPYSKIIITAVGRWVGVLSPESNWIDWRLARTSNPLQLGVLDAAINSCLYNIWQQRNRSRHDLVLTRPIHTARIIVDELKMRFRSLGKGDLVRSNAL; translated from the exons ATGACATCAAAATCCGGCaaggtgaaagaaaaaaaaagagatgtgAGACTTAGAGGCGGCACAGAAGACGAAAGAAAACGAGACCTAGCTCTAACACCTCGTGGTACTGGAGGAAG GGAAGTTGAAGTACAATGGCATAACCTTGTGTGGAATAAATGGACTGTACCGAAGCATAGCTTTATAGCTTGGGTTTATCATCATGgaaacatgaatataaaggaaaaacTTTTCGAATTGGGGATAACTGATGACATTAGCTACTGCATTTGCAGAGGATCTGATGAAAGCTTGGGACACTTATTCTTTGCTTGTCCTTATAGCAAAATCATCATCACTGCTGTCGGAAGGTGGGTTGGGGTCCTTTCGCCTGAATCCAATTGGATCGATTGGCGGCTTGCAAGAACAAGTAACCCCCTTCAATTAGGGGTCCTTGATGCTGCAATCAATTCTTGTCTCTATAACATTTGGCAACAGAGAAACAGGAGCAGACATGACCTTGTTCTTACTCGACCAATCCACACTGCTCGAATTATTGTGGATGAGCTAAAAATGCGATTTCGAAGTCTGGGCAAGGGGGATTTAGTTAGAAGCAATGCTTTGTGA
- the LOC141597340 gene encoding putative nucleoredoxin 1, with protein MPRTAKSIETTMPRKEQSALMPRKGPGETMLLKPCDTILKNSSRKRRVKSREVKEEVDKAERMLLKPCDTIPKKSSKKSRVKSREVNKLERMLLKPCDTIPKNSSKKRRVKSREAEEGVDKVERMLLKSCDMTPKNSSKKRRVKSREVEVEEDMDKVERMLLKSCDMTPKNSSKKRRVKSREVEEELEVEEDMDKVEKMLLKLCDPIPENSSKKTLVKSKEVEEDLDKVEREEVSPIKIEVGEHVDLKALLSSKIRSFLVSPKDDEKVPVSSLDGKYVLVCCFFVPHDKDEPTHPVCRSIEALYSELSLQGIADNVKLVVVVKMAPDSGISDFDRFFSKLSVDCLAIPFFDFESRDNVCESLDLCTLECLRTVPCLAVHPDGKVLQLCPFFLNDYGARSFPFTQEHFESINLEDEIIKLRLRSIDSPIFLGELLQCDSLSQIGDENKSIPTSDLDGVPVGLYLCYDGFKEGFMPDLQDIYQKCLDKGRKFEIVLVPLPFERHYNPKSFCKRVRRYALKDSRSSSWWTFPFNDKICRTLWRIFHCYTEDQLIILPHAGRVGDLWGRHVASFYGIDAYPFTRDVIVERKVRELRSVTLGQLLGDTFMSDFHKKNVLFFFDRATCFSVYKSLYRRLNEFQRELQVKYPDVKVVFVPFEPILSSSKRKLSKMGWHLLPPEVCESVIKHIFMAEAYPDEGVCSTLATFDKDGMILSRPVCGRLPEKSTSIASLFDDTLGADILKRMKNYMH; from the coding sequence ATGCCTAGGACCGCAAAGTCAATAGAGACGACGATGCCTAGAAAAGAGCAAAGTGCTTTGATGCCTAGAAAGGGGCCAGGGGAGACGATGCTCCTAAAGCCATGTGACACGATTCTTAAAAattcatcgaggaagaggcgtgTAAAATCAAGGGAGGTGAAGGAGGAGGTTGATAAGGCGGAAAGAATGCTCTTAAAGCCATGTGACACGATTCCTAAAAAGTCTTCGAAGAAGAGCCGTGTAAAATCAAGGGAGGTGAATAAGTTGGAAAGAATGCTCCTAAAGCCATGTGACACGATTCCTAAAAATTCATCGAAGAAGAGGCGTGTAAAATCAAGGGAAGCGGAGGAGGGGGTGGATAAGGTGGAAAGAATGCTCCTAAAGTCATGTGACATGACTCCTAAAAATTCATCGAAGAAGAGGCGTGTAAAATCAAgggaggtggaggtggaggagGACATGGATAAGGTGGAAAGAATGCTCCTAAAGTCATGTGACATGACTCCTAAAAATTCATCGAAGAAGAGGCGTGTAAAATCAAGGGAGGTGGAGGAGGAGTTGGAGGTGGAGGAGGACATGGATAAGGTGGAAAAAATGCTCCTAAAGCTATGTGATCCGATTCCTGAAAATTCATCGAAAAAGACGCTTGTAAAATcaaaggaggtggaggaggactTGGATAAGGTCGAAAGAGAGGAGGTTTCTCCAATTAAAATTGAGGTAGGGGAGCATGTTGATTTGAAGGCCTTGCTATCCAGCAAAATTCGTAGCTTTCTAGTGTCCCCCAAAGATGATGAGAAAGTTCCTGTTTCTAGTCTTGACGGCAAATACGTTCTTGTCTGCTGTTTCTTCGTGCCTCATGATAAAGACGAACCTACACACCCTGTTTGCCGATCCATTGAAGCGTTATACTCTGAACTATCTCTTCAAGGGATAGCTGACAATGTTAAGTTGGTCGTGGTTGTCAAGATGGCCCCTGATTCTGGTATTTCTGATTTTGACAGATTTTTTTCTAAGTTATCAGTCGACTGCCTTGCCATACCTTTCTTCGATTTTGAGTCCCGCGACAATGTATGTGAGTCTCTTGACCTGTGCACCCTGGAGTGTCTACGGACTGTGCCCTGTCTTGCTGTACATCCAGACGGCAAGGTTCTGCAGCTCTGCCCTTTTTTCCTTAACGATTATGGAGCTCGATCTTTTCCGTTTACCCAAGAGCACTTTGAGAGTATCAACCTAGAGGACGAGATAATCAAGCTTAGGCTTCGTTCCATCGACTCTCCTATATTCCTTGGGGAATTACTCCAATGCGATTCTCTGTCACAAATTGGTGACGAGAACAAGTCTATTCCAACGTCTGACCTCGATGGTGTGCCTGTTGGATTATACCTTTGTTATGATGGTTTTAAGGAAGGGTTCATGCCTGATCTTCAGGATATCTATCAGAAATGTCTAGATAAAGGCCGTAAGTTTGAGATCGTTCTTGTCCCTCTCCCCTTTGAACGTCATTATAATCCCAAGTCCTTTTGTAAACGCGTTAGACGATATGCCTTGAAAGATTCCAGAAGCTCATCTTGGTGGACATTTCCCTTCAACGACAAGATATGTCGTACCCTTTGGCGCATCTTCCATTGTTATACGGAAGACCAATTAATCATTTTGCCACATGCTGGTCGTGTTGGGGATCTCTGGGGAAGACATGTTGCATCCTTCTACGGGATTGATGCATATCCCTTTACAAGGGACGTTATCGTTGAAAGGAAGGTGAGGGAGCTTAGATCAGTCACCCTGGGACAATTGCTTGGAGACACATTCATGTCTGATTTTCACAAGAAGAATGTCCTCTTTTTCTTTGACCGCGCCACATGTTTTTCCGTGTATAAATCCTTGTACAGGAGATTGAATGAGTTTCAGCGTGAGCTTCAAGTAAAATATCCGGACGTGAAAGTGGTTTTTGTTCCTTTTGAGCCTATTTTAAGTTCCTCAAAAAGGAAATTGTCCAAGATGGGGTGGCATTTATTACCCCCAGAAGTGTGCGAGTCTGTTATCAAACATATATTTATGGCGGAAGCTTATCCGGATGAGGGTGTTTGTTCAACCCTAGCAACATTTGATAAAGACGGAATGATTCTCTCTCGACCTGTTTGTGGTCGTCTACCTGAAAAGTCCACTTCCATTGCCTCCTTATTTGATGACACATTGGGAGCAGATATTCTTAAGAGGATGAAGAATTACATGCATTAG